GATCTCTCCCTGGGCGATCCGGTAGTTGCGCTCGATCAGGTGATAGCCGCGGCGCTCGAGATAGGTGGCGGCAAGCTGCTCGCCGCGACGCCCTTCCAACTGGCTCGAGCCCATGGGCTACGCTCCCGCTCGCGGCGGAGGTCCCCAGCGGTGGGTCTCCGCCTTCCGGAAGGAACCTGGCCCATCAAGAGCGCTGGCCCGCGCCAGCCGCCAATCAAGCCTAGCTGGCTGAGCCTAGCTGGCTGAGGGCGCTGCCGGAGCAGCCTTTGCCTTCGCGGCGACAGCCGCGACGGCGCGCGACCCCGCACGGCGCGGATCGACGCGGGAGCGGATGCGGGCGGCCTTGCCCACGCGCTCGCGGAGGTAGAAGAGTCGGCTGCGCCGCACGACGCCCTGTTGCACGACCTCGATGCGCTCGAGGCGCGGCGACCAGGACGGGAAGGTGCGCTCGACCCCGACACCGTAGGAGATCTTCCGCACGGTGAAGGTCCCGCGACTGCCCGCGCGCCGCCGGCGGATCACCACGCCCTCGAAGGCCTGCACGCGCTCGCGCTGGCCCTCG
This genomic stretch from Pseudomonadota bacterium harbors:
- the rplS gene encoding 50S ribosomal protein L19, with the protein product MSSVNPIIAELEARAVAPEHPEFRVGDTVRVHVRIVEGQRERVQAFEGVVIRRRRAGSRGTFTVRKISYGVGVERTFPSWSPRLERIEVVQQGVVRRSRLFYLRERVGKAARIRSRVDPRRAGSRAVAAVAAKAKAAPAAPSAS